The following coding sequences lie in one Cannabis sativa cultivar Pink pepper isolate KNU-18-1 chromosome 5, ASM2916894v1, whole genome shotgun sequence genomic window:
- the LOC115717580 gene encoding 25.3 kDa vesicle transport protein SEC22-1, which yields MVKVTIVGRVKEGLPLAQGPRYVNKEENKSFLFYKQQGELILKEISRGSLPHSKMTIRIDHQYCFNYLVENEIAIITLSDSSYPRKLAFHYLQDLQKEFQKFDSNLIEKITRPYSFIGFDSVIVNIRKQYIDTRTQANLSKLNANRKQELDIVTENLTEILERRRNSELHEIKSSPLSTPRAVSSIWGSSQLEVIALKWTPITIVLVVLVVVSWAGLIITDSILISSSY from the exons ATGGTGAAGGTAACAATAGTAGGAAGAGTGAAAGAGGGGTTACCTCTTGCACAAGGACCAAGGTATGTAAATAAGGAAGAGAATAAGAGCTTCTTATTTTACAAGCAACAAGGAGAATTAATACTCAAAGAAATATCTAGAGGATCTTTGCCACATTCCAAGATGACCATCCGAATTGATCATCAATATTGCTTCAa cTACTTGGTTGAGAATGAAATTGCTATCATTACCTTGTCCGATTCCTCATATCCAAGAAAGTTAGCTTTTCACTATCTTCAAGATTTGCAAAAAGAGTTTCAGAAGTTCGATTCTAATCTCATTGAGAAAATTACAAGGCCTTATAGCTTTATTGGATTTG ATAGTGTCATTGTGAATATTAGAAAGCAATACATTGATACAAGAACACAAGCCAACCTATCCAAGCTTAATGCTAATAGAAAACAAGAGTTAGATATTGTTACAGAAAATTTGACAGAAATCTTAGAAAGAAGGAGAAATTCAG AGTTACATGAAATAAAATCATCACCACTATCAACTCCTAGAGCTGTCTCCTCAATATGGGGCTCATCACAACTTGAG GTGATTGCACTGAAATGGACTCCTATTACGATCGTACTTGTTGTTTTGGTTGTCGTTTCCTGGGCTGGATTGATCATAACAGACAGCATTTTAATTTCCAGTTCTTACTag
- the LOC115715749 gene encoding transcription factor LAF1, translated as MGCKSQDKPKPKHRKGLWSPEEDLRLRNFVLKHGHGCWSSVPIKAGLQRNGKSCRLRWINYLRPGLKRGTFSQHEEETILTLHHMLGNKWSQIAQHLPGRTDNEIKNYWHSYLKKKVAKAEEELLTEQSTKTQCTTSSSESSPSSEKTNSNNRIPSYESLDQMVEKSLLHHNDQSVLFNNTNHYSIDQQQPKISSLPKLLFAEWLSIDQINNNSNNSISHNGPNSANIMVQPMVPRENFGHSLSFQDGMGHGVLLNEGIFGGCGDQFSNGVSDSDLLHSEFKFDEDEISGNGFGHDLICGSTDDVCLNIHDDFSMHSDGIYSFN; from the exons ATGGGGTGCAAATCACAAGACAAGCCAAAGCCAAAGCATCGGAAAGGTCTTTGGTCACCTGAAGAAGACCTTAGGCTTCGAAACTTTGTACTCAAACATGGTCATGGTTGCTGGAGCTCTGTTCCCATTAAAGCAG GTTTACAAAGGAATGGAAAAAGTTGCAGACTGAGGTGGATTAATTATTTAAGGCCAGGGTTAAAAAGAGGCACATTTAGCCAACATGAAGAAGAGACAATCTTAACCCTTCATCACATGTTAGGGAACAA GTGGTCTCAAATTGCTCAACACTTGCCAGGAAGAACAGATAATGAGATTAAGAACTATTGGCATTCTTATTTGAAGAAAAAAGTGGCTAAAGCTGAAGAAGAATTATTAACTGAACAGAGTACTAAAACTCAATGCACCACTTCAAGTTCAGagtcttcaccttcttcagaaAAAACTAATAGTAATAATCGAATTCCAAGCTATGAATCATTGGACCAAATGGTGGAAAAATCATTACTTCATCATAATGATCAAtctgtattatttaataatacaaaTCATTATAGTATTGATCAACAACAGCCAAAAATTAGCTCACTACCAAAGCTTCTTTTTGCAGAGTGGCTTTCAATAGACCAAATTAATAATAACAGCAACAACAGTATTAGTCATAATGGTCCAAACTCAGCTAATATTATGGTCCAGCCAATGGTTCCCAGAGAAAATTTTGGTCACAGTTTGAGTTTCCAAGATGGAATGGGACATGGTGTTTTGCTAAATGAAGGCATATTTGGTGGTTGTGGTGACCAGTTTTCAAATGGGGTTTCAGATTCTGACTTGCTTCACTCAGAATTTAAATTTGATGAGGATGAAATTTCAGGAAATGGATTTGGTCATGACTTAATCTGTGGGAGTACAGATGATGTATGCTTAAATATTCATGATGATTTCAGTATGCACAGTGATGGaatttattcatttaattga